One Pyrenophora tritici-repentis strain M4 chromosome 5, whole genome shotgun sequence DNA window includes the following coding sequences:
- a CDS encoding putative arrestin (or s-antigen) n-terminal domain protein gives MPGRLLSTLARVAPTPSPKSDPAKPHAEGLLPPVYSYDAPRVKAKSKSEESLVMDIFNRHKHDKHAKEKEDLKKSPKVEAQGAASMNMSVESPPIVFYNSPQASTGAIFSGQLMINVHDPFITVEKFEMRMLAIVTTKKPVAPHCPECSTQTTEIHKWEFLTHPTSLRHGPHSFPFSHLLPGHLPATTHGSLATIDYYLSAVATTSSGKITYKRNLDIKRAIFPGAEKHSIRIFPPTNLTASVKLPPVIHPIGDFPVEMRLSGIVLNKADSQTRWRLRKLNWRIEETQKFISPACPKHVSKVGGEGKGVLHEDVRAIANEEVKTGWKTDFEKGEIDVEFQAACNVGMKPLCDMESSSGMSVKHNLIIEMVVAEEWAPLKKLSQATPTGAARVLRTQFHLVLTERSGMGIAWDEEQPPLYEDVPMSPPTYVEECEYPFSNSSSRSGSFSLEH, from the coding sequence ATGCCCGGTCGTTTATTGAGCACCCTCGCGCGGGTAGCTCCAACGCCATCGCCTAAATCGGACCCTGCTAAACCGCACGCCGAAGGTCTACTTCCGCCTGTCTACTCGTATGATGCGCCAAGAGTAAAGGCAAAGTCAAAGTCCGAAGAGTCGCTCGTCATGGACATCTTCAACCGCCACAAGCATGACAAGCATGCGAAAGAGAAGGAGGACTTGAAGAAGAGTCCCAAGGTTGAGGCTCAGGGTGCTGCTTCAATGAACATGAGTGTAGAGTCGCCACCCATTGTTTTCTACAACAGCCCGCAAGCCTCAACCGGCGCAATCTTCTCCGGTCAGCTCATGATCAACGTTCATGACCCGTTTATTACGGTAGAAAAGTTTGAAATGCGCATGCTTGCCATTGTTACTACAAAAAAGCCCGTGGCTCCACACTGCCCGGAGTGCAGCACCCAGACCACGGAAATTCACAAGTGGGAGTTTCTGACACACCCCACCTCTCTGCGCCACGGCCCGCACAGCTTCCCCTTCAGCCACCTACTGCCCGGTCATCTCCCCGCAACCACACATGGAAGCTTAGCAACTATCGACTATTATCTCTCCGCCGTCGCCACAACCTCATCGGGCAAGATTACTTACAAGCGCAACCTTGACATCAAGCGCGCCATCTTCCCGGGTGCTGAGAAGCACTCGATCCGCATCTTCCCACCCACCAATCTGACCGCCTCGGTCAAGCTACCTCCGGTCATCCACCCAATTGGCGACTTTCCCGTCGAGATGCGTCTTTCTGGCATTGTACTGAACAAAGCGGATTCTCAGACACGCTGGAGGCTTCGCAAGCTTAACTGGCGCATCGAGGAGACCCAAAAGTTCATTTCCCCAGCTTGCCCCAAGCACGTCTCCAAGGTTGGAGGCGAAGGCAAGGGTGTCCTCCACGAGGATGTCCGCGCCATTGCCAACGAAGAGGTCAAGACTGGCTGGAAGACGGACTTTGAAAAGGGCGAGATCGATGTCGAGTTCCAGGCTGCATGCAACGTCGGCATGAAGCCTCTGTGCGACATGGAGAGCTCGAGCGGCATGAGCGTCAAGCACAACTTGATCATCGAGATGGTTGTCGCTGAGGAGTGGGCGCCATTGAAGAAGCTCAGCCAGGCCACTCCCACCGGCGCTGCACGTGTCCTCCGCACTCAATTTCACCTTGTCCTCACCGAACGCTCCGGAATGGGCATCGCTTGGGATGAAGAACAGCCCCCGCTATACGAGGACGTTCCCATGAGCCCACCCACCTACGTCGAAGAATGCGAATATCCATTCTCGAACAGCAGCTCGCGATCTGGTAGCTTCAGTCTTGAGCACTAG
- a CDS encoding RluA, Pseudouridylate synthase, 23S RNA-specific produces MDLVPVPTRDKYLPLRDDRFPWKDPPAVAITPCDPWPPPYYLEDGLRKVTPYHFTYNTYCKERWRGREILDIFSSEFRDRPAEYYEQAIIDGRVVLNGKPVPSTKTIVKNGDVISHTLHRHEPPCTAQPIGIVHEDDNMIVINKPAGMPVHPAGRYNFNSIIEIMRADRGYGWNPLPCNRLDRLTSGIMFIGKHKQAAEELSAQIRGRTVKKEYITRVVGEFPEGEILCEKPILQISPKLGLNRVRANGKEAKTVFKRMAYYPPKDDGRRPNGEDSETDPQGQPWKKLRGYSIVRCFPVTGQEVADAVAYHDEMVDAYNKRKAERMTGEKCKICDTDLYSDPGVHELGIYLHARRYRCEEGKWDYETGLPEWALPPPGYEGPTESTEESDPLAVDMKKLGLEDDVCEESPSKPAKGELKNK; encoded by the exons ATGGACCTTGTGCCTGTTCCCACGCGCGACAAATACTTGCCTTTGCGCGACGATAGATTTCCCTGGAAAGACCCGCCAGCCGTTGCAATCACGCCGTGCGATCCTTGGCCGCCGCCATACTACCTCGAAGATGGATTGCGCAAGGTGACGCCGTATCATTTCACATACAACACATACTGCAAGGAAAGATGGAGGGGTAGGGAAATTTTGGACATTTTCTCTAGCGAGTTCCGCGACCGACCCGCCGAGTACTACGAACAGGCCATAATAGACGGACGTGTTGTGTTGAACGGAAAGCCCGTGCCGAGTACGAAGACGATAGTAAAGAATGGCGATGTCATTTCCCATACGCTGCATCGACACGAACCTCCATGTACTGCGCAGCCCATTGGTATTGTGCACGAGGATGACAACATGATAGTCATCAATAAGCCCGCCGGCATGCCAGTGCACCCCGCTGGACGCTACAACTTCAATTCCATCATCGAGATCATGCGTGCGGATCGAGGCTACGGCTGGAACCCATTACCGTGTAATAGGCTGGATAGGCTCACCAGCGGTATCATGTTCATCGGGAAACACAAGCAGGCAGCAGAGGAGCTGAGCGCACAAATAAGAGGGAGGACCGTGAAGAAGGAGTACATTACACGTGTAGTTGGCGAGTTTCCAGAAGGAGAGATCCTTTGTGAGAAGCCGATACTGCAAATCAGCCCTAAGCTAGGTCTCAATCGCGTGCGCGCAAACGGCAAGGAGGCAAAGACGGTCTTCAAGCGCATGGCATATTACCCACCCAAGGACGATGGCAGGAGGCCCAACGGAGAGGATAGCGAAACAGACCCGCAAGGCCAGCCTTGGAAGAAACTCCGCGGCTACTCCATCGTGCGCTGCTTCCCTGTCACTGGCC AAGAGGTTGCTGACGCTGTTGCCTACCACGATGAAATGGTCGATGCGTACAATAAAAGAAAAGCCGAGCGAATGACGGGCGAAAAGTGCAAAATCTGCGATACAGATTTATACAGCGATCCCGGGGTGCACGAACTAGGCATTTACCTACATGCACGGAGATACAGGTGTGAGGAAGGAAAGTGGGATTATGAGACAGGACTGCCGGAGTGGGCGTTGCCACCACCGGGTTACGAAGGACCTACAGAGAGTACAGAGGAATCAGATCCGCTAGCTGTTGATATGAAGAAGTTAGGTTTGGAAGACGATGTTTGTGAAGAGAGTCCATCCAAACCAGCAAAAGGCGAGTTGAAGAATAAATAG